The Nodosilinea sp. FACHB-141 genome has a segment encoding these proteins:
- the murB gene encoding UDP-N-acetylmuramate dehydrogenase — MNQTLGVAPNFACLKPQVSLQSLTTFRVGGPAEWLALPRNQSELEQVLDWAIAASLKITPLGAGSNLLISDRGIPGLVVCTRRWRGTEFGTAGCVTAAAGEPLPTLAWKAAKRGCRGLEWAVGIPGTVGGAVVMNAGAHGGCAADVLTSATVLDPETGILTMTPADLAFQYRTSILQGGRRMVLNATFQLEPGHDPAVVMADTLAGLNQRRATQPYDMPNCGSVFRNPYPHTAGTLIEKTGLKGYRIGNAQVAERHANFILNLGGATATDIQHLIHHVQDEVEARWAVRLQTEVKFMGEFPSI, encoded by the coding sequence ATGAACCAAACCCTTGGAGTCGCTCCTAATTTTGCCTGCTTGAAGCCGCAAGTATCGCTACAATCGTTGACCACCTTTCGAGTGGGTGGCCCAGCGGAGTGGTTGGCACTGCCGCGCAACCAGAGCGAGCTGGAGCAGGTTTTAGACTGGGCGATCGCCGCCAGCCTCAAGATTACCCCCCTGGGGGCAGGCTCAAATTTGCTTATCAGCGATCGCGGCATTCCTGGTCTGGTGGTCTGTACCCGTCGCTGGCGCGGCACTGAATTTGGCACCGCTGGTTGCGTTACCGCGGCTGCGGGTGAGCCATTACCTACGCTGGCCTGGAAGGCTGCCAAGCGCGGCTGCCGCGGCCTCGAATGGGCCGTTGGCATTCCCGGCACCGTAGGCGGCGCGGTAGTGATGAATGCCGGTGCCCACGGTGGCTGCGCGGCAGATGTGCTAACCTCAGCCACCGTGCTCGACCCAGAGACCGGCATTCTGACCATGACGCCCGCTGATTTAGCGTTTCAGTACCGCACCTCGATCCTTCAGGGAGGGCGACGGATGGTGCTGAATGCCACCTTTCAACTGGAGCCAGGGCATGACCCCGCAGTGGTGATGGCCGACACCCTAGCGGGTCTCAACCAGCGGCGGGCCACCCAGCCCTACGACATGCCCAACTGCGGCAGTGTGTTTCGCAACCCCTACCCTCACACAGCGGGGACGCTAATTGAGAAAACCGGATTGAAGGGCTACCGCATCGGCAACGCCCAGGTAGCTGAGCGCCACGCCAACTTTATTCTGAATTTAGGCGGTGCCACCGCCACGGATATTCAGCACTTGATTCACCATGTACAAGATGAGGTAGAAGCCCGCTGGGCCGTTCGTCTGCAAACCGAAGTGAAATTTATGGGCGAGTTTCCGAGTATTTAG
- the murC gene encoding UDP-N-acetylmuramate--L-alanine ligase: MPISVDFTGRPFHFIGIGGIGMSALAYILTKRNLPVSGSDLRLTHITRRLQEAGAHIFWQQEAANLSYFLTTNQPVLATAASRTGTGSVGAKVATPVIAPDATPQVVCSTAIDTRNPEYQAALELGCPILHRSDLLAALIREYSSIAVAGTHGKTTTSSMIGHLLLNANLDPTIVVGGEVSSWGGNARLGQGPYLVAEADESDGTLSKLSASIGVVTNIELDHTDHYRDLEDVVQIFQTFQRQCGLLVASADCEVVRTSLKPDVTYSLSPDNGATYHVTDLQFGAEGTSALVWELGQPMGRLRLRVLGCHNLSNALAAVAVGRHLGIAFDKIAEGLEKFCGARRRFEHRGSYNGIQFFDDYAHHPSEIRATLAAARIKADQTLPVDSRQDNRRVVAVFQPHRFSRTAALLNDFTDAFVDADQVIMADIYSAGEKNTFGVSGRQLADAVGHAHPRVLYGHTLDDIQAALAHSLRPGDLVMFMGAGNLNQIIPQVMAYYAEAEVPSLQEAC; encoded by the coding sequence ATGCCGATTTCCGTAGATTTTACCGGCAGACCCTTTCATTTCATTGGGATAGGGGGCATTGGCATGTCGGCACTGGCCTACATTTTGACTAAACGCAACCTGCCTGTATCGGGATCCGACCTGCGCTTAACCCACATTACCCGTCGCCTGCAAGAGGCCGGTGCCCATATTTTTTGGCAACAAGAAGCCGCTAACCTGAGCTACTTTCTCACTACCAACCAGCCAGTCCTCGCCACCGCAGCGAGTCGAACCGGAACTGGCTCAGTGGGGGCTAAGGTAGCTACGCCGGTTATCGCTCCAGACGCTACTCCCCAAGTGGTTTGTTCCACTGCGATCGACACCCGCAACCCTGAATACCAGGCAGCTCTAGAGCTGGGCTGCCCCATTCTGCACCGCTCTGACTTGCTGGCCGCACTGATTCGCGAGTACAGCAGCATTGCCGTTGCTGGCACCCACGGCAAAACCACCACCAGCAGCATGATTGGTCACCTGCTGCTGAATGCCAACCTCGATCCCACCATTGTGGTGGGCGGTGAGGTATCGAGCTGGGGCGGCAATGCCCGCCTCGGCCAAGGTCCCTACCTAGTTGCCGAGGCCGATGAGTCAGATGGCACCCTGTCAAAGCTATCGGCCAGCATTGGCGTAGTTACCAACATTGAGCTAGACCACACCGACCACTACCGCGACCTAGAAGATGTAGTGCAGATCTTTCAAACCTTTCAGCGCCAGTGCGGTCTGTTAGTCGCTAGCGCCGACTGTGAAGTGGTACGCACCAGCCTCAAGCCCGATGTCACCTATAGCCTCAGCCCTGATAACGGCGCGACCTACCACGTCACCGACTTGCAGTTTGGGGCGGAAGGCACCTCAGCTCTGGTTTGGGAACTGGGTCAGCCCATGGGTCGCCTCCGTCTGCGAGTGCTGGGCTGCCATAACCTCAGCAACGCCTTAGCTGCTGTGGCCGTCGGGCGGCACCTGGGCATTGCTTTTGACAAAATTGCCGAGGGGCTAGAGAAGTTTTGCGGCGCTCGCCGCCGATTTGAGCACCGGGGTAGCTACAACGGCATTCAGTTTTTTGACGACTATGCCCACCACCCCAGCGAGATTCGCGCTACCCTGGCGGCGGCTCGCATTAAGGCCGATCAGACTCTGCCAGTCGACAGCCGTCAGGATAACCGCCGCGTGGTGGCGGTGTTTCAGCCCCACCGATTTAGCCGTACGGCAGCGTTGCTGAACGACTTTACCGATGCCTTTGTAGATGCCGACCAGGTAATCATGGCCGACATCTACAGCGCGGGCGAGAAAAATACCTTTGGGGTTTCGGGTCGTCAATTGGCCGATGCTGTAGGCCACGCACATCCAAGGGTTTTGTACGGCCACACCCTAGACGATATTCAGGCGGCCCTGGCTCACAGCTTGCGGCCCGGCGATCTGGTGATGTTTATGGGGGCGGGCAACCTCAACCAGATTATTCCTCAGGTGATGGCTTACTATGCCGAGGCCGAGGTGCCCTCGCTGCAGGAGGCCTGTTAG
- a CDS encoding type I glyceraldehyde-3-phosphate dehydrogenase yields the protein MVRVAINGFGRIGRNFLRCWLTRENSQLEVVAINDTSDPKTNSHLLKYDSMLGRLDADVSAGEDTLIVNGKTIKCYSDRNPNNLPWAAWDIDLVIESTGVFVSEEGASRHIEAGAKKVLITAPGKGGGIGTYVMGVNDKEYTHDRHNVVSNASCTTNCLAPVVKVLHENFGIIKGTMTTTHSYTGDQRLLDASHRDLRRARAAALNIVPTTTGAAQAVALVIPEMAGKLNGIALRVPTPNVSVVDLVVQVEKPAIADQVNQALKSAAEGPMKGILAYSDLPLVSIDYRKTDESSIVDSSLTMVMGGDMVKVVAWYDNEWGYSQRVVDLAEMVAANWK from the coding sequence GTGGTTAGAGTAGCAATTAATGGTTTTGGCCGCATTGGCCGTAATTTTCTGCGCTGCTGGTTGACGCGCGAGAACAGCCAGCTTGAGGTGGTCGCTATTAACGATACGTCTGATCCTAAGACTAACTCCCACCTGCTGAAGTATGACTCGATGCTGGGTCGGCTAGATGCCGATGTCAGCGCTGGCGAAGACACCTTGATCGTCAACGGCAAGACTATTAAGTGCTACTCCGATCGCAACCCCAACAACCTGCCCTGGGCCGCTTGGGATATCGATCTAGTCATTGAGTCCACTGGGGTCTTCGTCAGCGAAGAGGGTGCCTCTCGCCACATCGAAGCGGGTGCCAAAAAAGTACTGATCACCGCACCGGGCAAGGGCGGCGGCATTGGCACCTACGTCATGGGCGTCAACGACAAAGAGTACACCCACGATCGCCACAACGTGGTCAGCAACGCTAGCTGTACCACCAACTGCCTGGCCCCCGTGGTCAAGGTGCTGCACGAGAACTTCGGCATCATCAAAGGCACCATGACCACTACCCACAGCTACACCGGCGACCAGCGGCTGCTCGATGCTAGCCACCGTGACTTGCGGCGGGCCCGTGCTGCGGCACTCAACATTGTGCCCACCACCACCGGGGCAGCTCAGGCTGTGGCCCTAGTGATTCCTGAAATGGCAGGCAAGCTAAACGGGATCGCCCTGCGCGTGCCCACCCCCAACGTGTCGGTGGTCGACCTAGTGGTTCAGGTGGAGAAGCCTGCGATCGCTGACCAGGTCAACCAGGCGCTGAAGTCTGCTGCCGAAGGCCCCATGAAGGGAATTTTGGCCTACAGCGACCTGCCTCTAGTTTCCATCGACTATCGCAAGACCGATGAGTCTTCGATCGTTGACTCTAGCCTGACCATGGTGATGGGCGGCGACATGGTGAAAGTGGTGGCCTGGTACGACAACGAGTGGGGCTATAGCCAGCGCGTCGTTGACTTGGCTGAGATGGTGGCTGCCAACTGGAAATAG
- a CDS encoding tetratricopeptide repeat protein: MTSSMPPIRPTYILVDETTVSVPRDPSLLAQAERIAEGYHKCQAAEASQWLKQGLAHLRQGQYTPALSLLQQALQSYRNLGDKERQAKVLLTLASLYYRVADYLWAADYGRQCLRIARDLGDDAIMQQTLGHLGNCYRHMGNLQRALEYMGQSLTLAKKTGDRPGEMRSLNNLAMIYRAKGLTRQAATLYEASLMMATSLGDRSTKLQILQNLGNTYLTLREHPQAIDCYERFLAISESGEGSTDNRTNRRILTQLTLASIAMGDHNRAIVHLQHHLSIACSLGDTKGAAVLLDDLKRSYVALSEARVAVLRPELTSV, from the coding sequence ATGACTTCCTCTATGCCTCCCATTCGCCCCACCTATATTCTCGTTGACGAGACCACGGTGAGCGTGCCCCGAGATCCATCTTTGCTAGCCCAGGCCGAGCGCATTGCTGAGGGCTACCACAAGTGCCAGGCGGCGGAAGCTTCGCAGTGGCTAAAGCAGGGGCTTGCCCATCTGCGGCAGGGGCAATACACTCCGGCCCTATCGCTGTTGCAGCAGGCGCTTCAGAGCTACCGCAACCTAGGCGACAAAGAGCGCCAGGCCAAGGTGTTGCTGACTCTAGCCAGTTTGTATTACCGAGTGGCCGATTACCTGTGGGCAGCAGACTACGGTCGGCAGTGCCTGCGCATTGCTCGCGATCTGGGCGACGACGCCATCATGCAGCAGACCTTGGGGCATCTGGGCAACTGCTACCGTCACATGGGCAATTTGCAGCGGGCGCTGGAGTATATGGGCCAAAGCCTTACCCTAGCGAAGAAAACTGGCGATCGCCCTGGCGAAATGCGATCGCTCAACAACCTGGCTATGATCTATCGCGCCAAGGGCCTCACCCGCCAGGCTGCGACCCTCTATGAAGCCAGCCTAATGATGGCTACTAGCCTGGGCGATCGCAGCACCAAGCTTCAGATTCTGCAGAACTTGGGCAACACCTATCTCACCCTGCGGGAGCATCCCCAGGCCATCGACTGCTACGAGCGCTTTTTGGCCATCAGCGAAAGCGGCGAGGGATCTACCGACAACCGCACCAACCGCCGCATTCTCACCCAGCTCACCCTGGCCAGCATTGCCATGGGCGACCACAACCGGGCGATCGTGCACCTTCAGCACCACCTGTCGATTGCCTGCTCCCTAGGCGACACCAAGGGAGCCGCTGTTCTACTCGACGACCTCAAGCGCAGCTATGTTGCTCTCAGCGAAGCGCGGGTGGCGGTGCTGCGGCCCGAACTAACCTCGGTGTAG
- a CDS encoding radical SAM protein, with amino-acid sequence MPSLPLQDETLLFEPVTPQENALAVVFAFPNEYSVGITSLGYQVVWATLAHRSDVQVSRLFTDGHEPLPAVVDVLGFSLSWELDYANLLTLLEQLDIPLFAGDRTADHPLVFGGGPVLTANPEPFADFFDVILLGDGETLLDDFFDALVELKSASRFETLRRLARVPGVYVPSLYTVSYDGPTGDVQAIHPVDVDIPAAVQKQTYRGNVLSASTVVTPHAAWENIFMVEVVRSCPEMCRFCLASYLTLPFRPASLEASLIPAIERGLAVTSRLGLLGASVTQHPEFDTLLDYLNRPQFDDVRVSLSSVRTNTVTPKLAETLTRHDSRSITIAIESGSERVRQIVNKKLETDDIEHAAVNAKAGGLSAMKLYGMAGIPGETMDDLEQTVALMLRLKKAAPGLRLTFGCSTFVPKAHTPFQWCGVNREAEKRLKYLQKHLRSKGIEFRPESYNWSVIQALISRGDRRLGPILERVRHYGDSLGSYRRAFKDFRGQIPPLEYYVHEDWDLDRPLPWDHLLGPLPKATLQKHFDSAGVGAIAV; translated from the coding sequence GTGCCCTCCCTTCCCCTTCAGGATGAAACTCTGCTGTTTGAGCCCGTCACTCCCCAAGAGAACGCGCTGGCGGTGGTGTTTGCCTTTCCCAACGAGTACAGCGTGGGCATTACCAGTCTGGGTTATCAGGTGGTGTGGGCCACTCTGGCCCATCGGAGCGATGTTCAGGTGAGTCGGCTGTTTACCGATGGTCATGAGCCGCTGCCTGCAGTGGTGGATGTACTAGGTTTTTCACTGTCGTGGGAATTGGATTACGCCAACCTGCTGACGCTGCTAGAGCAGCTGGATATTCCGCTGTTTGCGGGCGATCGCACCGCTGACCACCCTCTGGTCTTTGGCGGCGGCCCGGTGCTCACCGCCAACCCCGAACCCTTTGCCGATTTCTTTGACGTGATCTTGCTGGGGGATGGCGAGACTCTATTAGATGACTTTTTTGATGCCCTGGTGGAGCTAAAATCTGCCTCCCGCTTTGAGACTCTGCGGCGCTTAGCCAGGGTACCGGGGGTCTACGTGCCATCGCTCTACACCGTCAGCTATGACGGCCCTACCGGCGATGTGCAGGCTATTCATCCCGTCGATGTCGATATTCCTGCTGCGGTGCAAAAGCAGACCTACCGAGGCAATGTGCTGTCGGCTTCGACCGTGGTTACTCCCCACGCCGCCTGGGAAAACATTTTTATGGTGGAGGTGGTGCGCAGCTGCCCGGAGATGTGCCGCTTTTGCCTAGCCAGCTACCTGACACTGCCCTTTCGCCCCGCCAGCCTGGAAGCATCCCTAATCCCCGCCATTGAGCGGGGGCTTGCTGTCACTAGCCGGCTGGGATTGCTGGGGGCTTCGGTGACTCAGCATCCAGAATTTGACACGCTGCTGGACTATTTAAATCGACCACAGTTTGACGATGTGCGGGTGAGTCTTTCCTCGGTGCGCACCAACACCGTTACCCCCAAGCTGGCTGAGACCCTAACTCGCCATGACAGCCGCTCGATCACCATCGCGATCGAGAGTGGGTCCGAGCGGGTGCGCCAGATCGTCAACAAAAAGCTTGAAACCGATGACATCGAGCACGCTGCCGTCAACGCCAAAGCTGGTGGCCTCAGCGCCATGAAGCTCTATGGCATGGCGGGCATACCCGGCGAGACCATGGATGACCTGGAGCAAACCGTTGCCCTGATGCTGCGACTCAAGAAAGCTGCCCCTGGTCTACGGCTCACCTTCGGGTGCAGCACCTTTGTGCCCAAGGCCCATACCCCGTTTCAGTGGTGCGGGGTCAACCGCGAAGCCGAAAAGCGGCTCAAGTATCTGCAAAAGCACCTGCGCTCCAAAGGCATCGAATTTCGGCCTGAGAGCTACAACTGGTCGGTAATTCAGGCGTTGATTTCGCGGGGCGATCGCCGCCTTGGCCCCATTCTCGAACGCGTGCGCCACTATGGCGATAGCTTAGGCAGCTACCGCCGCGCCTTCAAAGACTTTCGGGGCCAGATTCCGCCGCTGGAATACTACGTCCACGAAGACTGGGATCTCGATCGCCCCCTGCCGTGGGATCACCTGCTGGGACCTTTGCCCAAGGCCACTCTACAAAAGCACTTTGACTCGGCCGGGGTAGGCGCGATCGCGGTCTAA
- a CDS encoding pentapeptide repeat-containing protein, which yields MFLPLPQAFAVVCALLVMLAGWLGVVPTAQAQENTVDYTLTDLSFRDFSGKSLSGTSFAAAEMREANFEKADLSKTILTKASFLRANLAGANLTGTFADRVIFDGADLSNALFIDALLTSSSFGDANITGADFSGAIVDRFQTAQMCKHADGVNETTGVATRDSLGCR from the coding sequence ATGTTCCTTCCCCTCCCCCAAGCCTTTGCTGTCGTTTGTGCCCTGCTCGTCATGCTCGCTGGGTGGCTCGGCGTCGTCCCTACTGCCCAGGCCCAAGAGAACACAGTCGATTACACCCTTACCGACCTCAGTTTTCGCGACTTCTCGGGCAAGAGTCTTTCGGGCACCTCCTTTGCGGCGGCAGAGATGCGGGAGGCCAACTTTGAGAAAGCCGACTTGAGTAAAACCATTCTCACTAAGGCGTCATTTTTACGGGCCAACCTGGCCGGAGCCAACCTGACGGGCACCTTTGCCGATCGCGTCATTTTTGACGGCGCTGATCTTTCCAATGCCCTCTTCATCGACGCGCTGCTCACCAGCAGCAGCTTTGGCGATGCCAATATCACCGGGGCCGATTTCTCCGGGGCGATTGTCGATCGCTTTCAGACCGCGCAGATGTGCAAGCACGCCGACGGGGTGAATGAAACCACTGGGGTGGCGACCAGGGATAGTTTGGGCTGCCGGTAG
- a CDS encoding thioesterase family protein: MEQSHWYEHRVMVQPHHTDYAGIVWHGTYIAWMEEARVNYLSDCGLTFADWVKAGVDLPVVDLGLKYRRSLTLGDTALVKARLEPAKGVRILWHYDIQNAATQETCIEGTVTLVPVDFKTRRILRRLPDHLQTALDSIL; this comes from the coding sequence ATGGAACAGTCCCACTGGTATGAGCACCGGGTCATGGTGCAGCCCCACCACACCGACTACGCGGGCATTGTCTGGCACGGTACCTACATTGCCTGGATGGAGGAAGCCCGGGTGAACTACCTCAGCGACTGCGGGCTCACCTTTGCCGACTGGGTTAAGGCCGGGGTGGATTTGCCAGTGGTCGATTTGGGGTTAAAGTATCGGCGATCGCTCACCCTAGGCGACACCGCTCTGGTCAAGGCCCGCCTTGAACCTGCCAAGGGCGTCCGCATCCTCTGGCACTACGACATTCAAAACGCCGCCACTCAAGAGACCTGCATCGAGGGCACCGTAACGCTAGTTCCAGTAGACTTCAAAACCCGCCGAATTTTGCGCCGCCTGCCCGATCATCTACAGACGGCTTTGGATTCTATTCTTTGA
- a CDS encoding universal stress protein, with translation MIEKILLANSGTGNTEAMMKALMEIPLVQRASVTVLHVVPSQVSAEAMASKWEAGGRTLATAITNLNLDPSRVNAVLREGDPKDVVIQVADEVNADLIIMGSRGLQGLKAILENSVSQYVFQLSSRPMLLVKDDLYSIRPMKRVMVAMDKSDSAREGLNIAISLLRDVKGGELTLVHTVSSLKTKPFDVVSTDPNQDPILTAAAAEAKKYGIAYKLSAPEGKPGRRICQLAEERNVDLIVLGSPDRRPTIAKGLPDLDKVLGESLTDFVRVYAPCPVLLTRMAAK, from the coding sequence ATGATCGAAAAAATTCTTTTGGCCAACTCCGGCACCGGCAACACCGAAGCCATGATGAAAGCCCTAATGGAGATTCCTTTAGTGCAGCGAGCTTCAGTAACGGTGCTCCACGTAGTGCCATCGCAGGTGTCTGCCGAAGCCATGGCCTCGAAGTGGGAGGCCGGTGGTCGCACCTTGGCCACCGCCATTACCAACCTCAACCTTGACCCCAGCCGAGTCAACGCCGTGCTGCGGGAGGGCGACCCCAAAGACGTGGTCATCCAGGTGGCTGATGAGGTCAATGCCGATCTGATCATCATGGGCTCGCGCGGGTTGCAAGGGCTCAAGGCGATTCTCGAAAATTCTGTCAGCCAGTATGTGTTTCAGCTATCGTCGCGGCCCATGCTGCTGGTCAAAGACGACCTCTACAGCATTCGCCCCATGAAGCGGGTCATGGTCGCCATGGATAAATCTGACTCGGCGCGCGAAGGGCTTAACATCGCTATTTCCCTGTTGCGCGATGTTAAGGGCGGTGAGCTTACCCTGGTGCACACGGTGTCTAGCCTCAAGACCAAGCCCTTTGACGTGGTCAGCACCGACCCCAACCAAGACCCCATTTTGACAGCAGCGGCAGCTGAAGCGAAGAAGTACGGTATTGCCTACAAGCTGTCGGCCCCCGAGGGCAAGCCGGGTCGCCGTATCTGTCAGCTGGCCGAAGAGCGCAATGTAGATCTGATCGTTCTGGGTTCTCCCGATCGCCGTCCCACCATTGCTAAGGGCCTGCCCGACCTAGACAAAGTGCTGGGCGAATCGTTGACCGACTTCGTGCGGGTGTACGCTCCTTGTCCGGTGCTATTAACTCGGATGGCAGCCAAATAA
- a CDS encoding heme oxygenase (biliverdin-producing): MSSNLSTELREGTKKAHTMAENMGFVRCFLRGVVEKNSYRKLVANFYYAYAAMEEELERHKDHPVVSKIYFPELHRKASLESDLAYYYGPNWANEISMTPGGQRYVDRIREVGNNAPELLVSHSYTRYIGDLSGGQILKGIAQRAMNLSEGEGTAFYEFPEISDEKAFKAKYRESMDAAPVDDAMVARIVEEANDAFGVNMQMFQELEGNLIKAIGQMLFNTLTSRRRRGSTELATAE, translated from the coding sequence ATGAGCAGTAACCTATCCACCGAGCTGCGCGAAGGCACCAAGAAAGCCCACACCATGGCCGAAAACATGGGCTTTGTGCGCTGCTTTTTGCGGGGTGTGGTTGAGAAGAACTCTTACCGCAAGCTGGTGGCCAACTTCTACTACGCCTATGCGGCGATGGAAGAAGAGCTAGAGCGTCACAAAGACCATCCGGTTGTCTCTAAGATTTACTTCCCTGAGCTACACCGCAAGGCATCTTTAGAGTCTGACCTGGCCTACTACTACGGCCCTAACTGGGCAAATGAAATTTCGATGACTCCTGGCGGCCAGCGCTACGTCGATCGCATCCGTGAAGTGGGCAACAACGCGCCTGAGCTGCTAGTGAGCCACTCCTACACTCGCTACATTGGCGATTTGTCGGGTGGGCAAATTCTCAAGGGTATTGCCCAGCGAGCGATGAACCTCTCTGAGGGCGAGGGTACGGCGTTCTACGAGTTCCCCGAAATTTCGGATGAGAAAGCGTTTAAGGCCAAGTATCGTGAGTCGATGGATGCGGCCCCGGTGGATGATGCCATGGTTGCCCGCATTGTCGAAGAGGCCAACGATGCCTTTGGCGTCAACATGCAGATGTTCCAGGAGCTGGAAGGTAACTTGATCAAGGCGATCGGTCAAATGCTGTTTAATACGCTGACCAGCCGTCGTCGTCGGGGCAGCACTGAGCTGGCGACCGCCGAGTAG
- the lnt gene encoding apolipoprotein N-acyltransferase, whose protein sequence is MAATFLRNLAYGWSWGQAGLVALSGVLMALALPPWSLWPLAWVGLVPLWWVVLRTPQMGLATAYGLLWGLVYYGISLAWITHLHPLMWMGVPWGSSVAIALSSWLFIVFWGSVCIAVWGGAIAWAAHRWPHRRFWLVLAGTALWCALEALRNHSPLDWSPLSLTQSPNNLWIVHLSRLSGPGAITAILVATNGLLALAFSPVPKLLGSPSPSTHPPIHPSTRRPLALAAIALVLLGHTLGAILYARTEAVPTSQSISLGLIQGNVPTREKLTPQGVSQALEGYTSGYRSLVAQGVDAVVTPEGALPQLWNANTPQIAAIIRTVEQAGVPLWLGTFAPVPVEGRSQYTQTLLELRPDGQTYGRYNKVQLVPLGEYVPFEAVLDRLISRLSPLDSYLVPGASDQRFETSVGQGIVGVCYESAYSRLFRPQVGNGGEFIVTASNNDPYPVWMMKQHHGFDALRAVESDRWALRVTNTGLSGLVDNHGRTLWLGEPHIYLTHRATLDRRQTLTPYIRWGDWLTPLLLGLTLVLGWRDRR, encoded by the coding sequence GTGGCAGCAACGTTTTTACGGAACTTGGCCTACGGCTGGAGCTGGGGGCAAGCTGGTTTGGTTGCTCTCAGCGGGGTATTGATGGCTTTGGCGCTGCCGCCGTGGAGCCTTTGGCCGCTGGCTTGGGTAGGGTTGGTGCCGCTGTGGTGGGTCGTGTTGAGAACGCCGCAGATGGGGTTGGCAACAGCCTACGGGCTGCTGTGGGGGTTGGTGTACTACGGCATTTCGCTGGCGTGGATTACCCACCTGCACCCGCTGATGTGGATGGGGGTGCCCTGGGGCAGTAGCGTGGCGATCGCCCTCTCCTCCTGGCTCTTTATCGTCTTCTGGGGTTCCGTCTGCATTGCTGTCTGGGGTGGGGCGATTGCCTGGGCGGCCCATCGCTGGCCTCACCGCCGATTCTGGCTGGTGCTTGCTGGGACTGCACTCTGGTGCGCTCTCGAAGCCCTGCGCAACCACAGTCCCCTCGACTGGTCGCCCCTCAGCCTCACCCAAAGTCCCAACAACCTGTGGATTGTGCACCTGTCTCGTCTGTCGGGGCCGGGAGCCATCACTGCCATTCTGGTTGCCACCAACGGCCTCCTCGCCCTCGCCTTTTCCCCAGTCCCCAAGCTACTGGGCAGCCCTTCCCCATCCACCCATCCACCCATCCACCCATCTACCCGACGCCCCCTTGCCCTCGCCGCAATCGCGCTGGTACTGCTAGGTCATACCCTCGGCGCTATCCTCTATGCCCGCACAGAGGCCGTTCCCACCAGCCAGTCCATCTCATTGGGACTCATTCAGGGCAATGTACCTACCCGCGAAAAGCTGACGCCCCAGGGGGTCAGTCAGGCGCTAGAGGGCTACACCAGCGGCTACCGTTCCCTGGTGGCCCAAGGGGTAGATGCGGTGGTGACACCAGAAGGGGCGCTGCCGCAGCTGTGGAATGCGAATACGCCCCAAATTGCAGCCATCATTCGCACGGTGGAGCAAGCTGGGGTGCCCCTGTGGTTGGGTACGTTTGCGCCGGTGCCGGTGGAGGGGCGATCGCAGTACACCCAGACCCTGCTCGAGCTGCGCCCCGACGGCCAAACCTACGGGCGCTACAACAAAGTACAGCTCGTGCCCCTAGGAGAATATGTGCCCTTTGAGGCGGTGCTGGACCGCCTCATCAGTCGCCTGTCGCCGCTCGATAGCTACCTGGTGCCAGGGGCATCTGACCAGCGGTTTGAAACCAGCGTTGGCCAGGGCATTGTTGGTGTGTGTTATGAGTCGGCCTACAGCCGTCTGTTTCGCCCACAGGTGGGAAACGGCGGCGAGTTCATCGTCACCGCCTCTAACAACGACCCCTACCCGGTGTGGATGATGAAGCAGCACCACGGATTTGATGCGCTGCGGGCGGTGGAGAGCGATCGCTGGGCGCTGCGCGTCACCAACACTGGACTCTCTGGCCTGGTCGACAACCACGGTCGCACCCTCTGGCTGGGGGAGCCCCACATCTATCTCACTCACCGCGCTACCCTCGATCGCCGCCAAACTCTCACTCCCTACATTCGCTGGGGCGACTGGCTGACGCCGTTGCTGTTGGGCTTGACCCTGGTGCTGGGATGGCGCGATCGCCGCTGA